The DNA window acatttaaaacatacaCAAGTGACAATTTAGCAAGTCATACAGGGATTTATTCATACACAGAAATAAATCTTACAACGAGAGCATCGATCGCATCTCGTTGTCCCGCTTCATTATTTTACGAcatcttattattttatttaggacgtgcataaacataaaataaagTGTAAATAACACGACTCAGAGTATTTCATCGTGCTCTTTCATGAGTTTTGCTCTCTCCAAAATATATTTCCCTTCTTTAAATCGTTGGCTTGCATCGAAAGCTCGGATATAAGTCCAACCCATCTCCTCGTTGCATTTACCACAGAATATGTTAGCAACTGTGAAATAACCAGTAATAAGTTTCCTCTCCTCCTTTGGTCCGATCAATATATTCATCGCGTGATCGAAAAGATAAGCTTGCCCACTTCTTGCCTTTAAAACAACACAAAAGAAATTTGCCGCATCGGAAAAACTGCAaatttgatcttcgaaattggCTAAATTCAAGTTTAAGCTTTTAGAATAGcttttctttgtaaattttagTCTTTTTCGTTTGACATGACATCGGACAATTGTAACATGTTTGATATTATTTCAGTgtttcaatgaaaaaatattaaaattgtaaaaaagataaattattgcACCAAAACTCTTTCTAAAAATTGAATTGCTAGAGATTTTATAAACTTGAACCAATTTCTTATTCCAAAACTAACATCTCCCACCATCATCACCGAAAAAATACAAAATAGATTTTTAtcgaaaaaattattattttttttaaaaatcaatattattgactaaaaaacaaaattatttttatttctaaaaaacaaaaatgatttaaatattttttattttatacaaaAGCAAAAAATATATAGTAAAAGTAAACCCTGAACATTTTCTTGCAAAATCTTTTAAACTCACAATGAAACATTTGGAAAGGAGATCGTCGGCCAGAGCAACAGGGTTCCGGCACTTTCTGCAGCTGTAGAGCGGATGTCCGGTGATTTCTACCATTGAACTGCAAATATTCATACATTTTCAGTTAGAAAGATCGACGtggtattaatatatataaaattgacACTTTGATGATGATTAAACCTAAACTGGGTTCTTGCTTCTTGATCTGACAGTAATCATCGATGGATAAGAAGATTGGATATAGACTTTTTTGGAGAAGAATAACCAGAAGTCACACTCCAAGTCTTTGGAAAATAATTTATAgtcttttatatattattacagCTTTATTTATTAGAGGGAAAAAACAAATCCTTAAAAGTTATTTTGAATTACAGATAAGTCCCTTCACTTTATTAAATTAGGCTACCTACTATCTGAACAAAAAGTATCAGTCCTAATcgtaaaaaaaatccaaaatatcCCATATGCAAAACACGTGAGATTCACCATATTTCCTCACACAAACGGATGAAGCATTTAGAATTAGATCAAAAGTTATAGTTATTAGGTAtgacataattttatttttttatattcatGGTAGAGCAGAATTCACCTAAATAGGTGATAATGGGTCAAACTGTTATGCTCATGAGTCCAATAAGGTGTATGTCTATCTACTAGTGTTGTTTAATATCTCGTAGAGACCATTCTTACTTATTCTTATCGTCGATCATGTCCCtaatgttagagtagatgcccgaCAAGTCAACTTATAGCTCCGGTTTTATTGACTCTgatgtaaaaaaatcatatttaataatattttacgattttattcgattatgacattatactttatctgtatacccatgcaagctgcatagataaagttcttgaatatacaataggtaccattaggtctgcgtcgcaacttaagatcatgaaactcattaggaagtgtaccatatattctaaaaaagttcctagtcgaataagccacctaaaacaaggataaatgtcgctcgagctcgagactagtatctgtgacgtaaacgtcatgtttcattgacaagggcatggagatgtccattcacacagatgggtgatcatgtaatgatgcactgaacaaccctccctcaaaCTATCCAAGtgattctcacttatcgagtggaatagttgataagtgcaatttgtgcacttaaattatccttataattcGTATAGATTGTTAGTTTCTTGGGCGGAATTATACGTGTTTTGTTATTTTTGATGTGCTTGCAAGAATCTAGGTGAGGCTATTACATGGGCGTAAAAAAGAGCGAAAATGGCGCTTAGAAGAAAATGGTGAGAATGGCCCTTCTCTGAAGACAAcaagacccgcgcatatgcgcgagttagaggcgcgcatatgcgcgtgagaTTATCGAAGACAAAGCAAAACAGAaaggcccgcgcatatgcgccggtctaggtcgcgcatatgcgcgcaagaaAGAGTCCAGATGCACAAACCAGAGAAGCGCGCACATATGCGCCAGTTacggcgcgcatatgcgcagcaCGAGGGAATTTCAGATGCACACCCAGaaagacccgcgcatatgcgtggagcaagggcgcgcatatgcgtgtgACGCGATTTCTAGATTCTTTAGGTTTCGTCGTGggctttaaaaataaaaaaggagaATTAAGTAAGGGCCGACATAACACAGGAGAAAAGAAGAGAGCGAAAAAGTTAGAGCCAACAAAGGAACGCGAAGAACGGAGATATAAGACGCTGAATCCGGACACGGAGACGCACTTTCATCGCCCCTCAACACGTTTCTAATTCGGTtctttacttttacgtttttaatgattacaaacaggttttgtattgattcagattcgagtatgaactaattttatttccTAGAGATTGACGTAGTCGTGGTCACATCGAGTATGAACCTATGTTATtgacgttttgaattttcattgaattaattcatcgtgtttatttgtgatttcttgttcttaatgattttggattactggccataattcgattgatcaaataattaagatctaacactcgagagaagggattgaaattaggacaTGGGAAATCACATCGTCAGATATTTATAAtgtgcaaaagacgtataactctgATGAATCCATAAAGAGAaccttgtttgcatttattacgtgttacgtgattttgaatagacatattaaaatcgataataggtaatacagttctatttatcacttgaaaaagggaatagaaAAATTGCGAGTTCTTGGTTAGTAAGCATGATGAAATTTAATAGTATGCTAGTCACTTTTAATCTAACATAGGGGAGACCAGacaaaatcatatctctagattgatCTACTCACTGAATTTCACCTGCGTGCTAAGAATTACAGGattcgttattttctttgaattgattataaaccatatctttgatttttctaaataaagttgaactatgtcaattatggtacttaatatacagttttaattaattacttctcgtgggatcgatatctgtactcataccggtactaaaacttgacaccgtacacttgcggcagtgaaaatacgcaacaagtttttggcgccgttgccggggagtaaaCTATTTAATTGCATATTAATATCGTTACTAAGTAGTTTTGACTttaatttagattttattttatttatttattttgttaatttataaTCTTTTCTGTTTTGACAGTGCATTCTAAGATCGCAAAAACCCGACTTGCTTATTTTTGAtccggagatcgaaagaactgcgagaagattaagaaaacaagaaaagaaGAGATCCAAGCAATGGCTAAACACAGAGAGAATGACAAACATAACCTGCCGGAGgctatacctatcagagatcacttcCGACCAGTGATCAACACTCATTATTTTGGCGTTGCTCGAGGGACCATCAACGTCAATAATTTTGAGCTGAATCCTGCACTGATAaatatggttcaacagaaccaatttGCAGGAACTGCCACTGCCGATCCTCACGTTCATTTGAGGACTTTCCTTGAGATCACGGATACGGTAAAAATCaataatgttcctgatgatattattagattgcgtttgtttccgttttctctcagggaccaagcaagaggatggctccaatcgcttccaTTGGGGAGCATCACGACGTGGCAAGAGTTGGCAACAAAGTTtctttctaaatattttccccCTGCAAAGTTTAcacagttgaagattgagattagTACTTtcaggcagactgactttgagcagcTTTATAAGGCATGGGAaaggtataaggagttgttgcgGAGGTGCTcgaatcatggttttgaagactggGTACAGATTGAGCTTTTCTATAACGGGTTAAATGGTCAGACACGGACAACAGTGGATGCAGCGGCAGGTGGCACAATCTTTTCCAAATATCCTGCTCAAGACTATGActtgcttgagcagatgactattaATAGCTACCAATGACCGTCTGAGAGGTTAGGAGTACATAGGAAAGCTGGAGTTTTTGATGTGGATCCTATCACATCACTCACTGCGCAAATATCAGCATTGACTACACAGATAGCAACCATGAATAAAGTGAGTACATCAAACACTGAGGGACCATCGGTTGTCGTTGAAGAATCGCAAATTCCTGAAGAAGTGCAATACATCAATAACAAGAACTTTGGAGgctatggaggatatcgaggtaatcctccccctaacacttatcatcctggtttgagaaaccatgaaaatttttcttacgCAAATgtattgaatcctccaccggggttcaatacatcaaatggggaaAGGAAGCCATCATTTGAGGATTTGGTTGGAACATTCGTTGTCTGAATCTGGCAAGAGAATGACTAGGACGGAGTCTAGACTTGACAACCTTGAGTCACACATGGCAAATATTGGTGCTTTCTTGAAAATCCTTGAGTCGCAAGTGGGGCAGATAACGAAGCAACTCACGTCTCAACCATCAGGTGCAGTACCAAAGACTGCATATCCAAATCTAAGGGAAGTGAATGCTGTTTTTATTCAGCATGAGGAGATTGGTATGGTAAACATAGAAGAGAAAAATGCTGATCACACACCCATCCGGGAAGATAAGTCAACGCCGAGCAAAAGAGTCCGAGGTAAGAAAAGTGAGAGGTATGACTCAAATCAATGCATTAATATTTCTTCACTTCCCTACCCCCAGagatttttacaattaaatgccgaatttcaaaagaaaaagggTCTTGAAGATCTCAGGAACCTACACACTAACATTGAGTTTGCAGATCAGGTGGAAGGTGAATTTACCGAAGGAACACGAACAAATCTTCCTCATAAGCCGCAAGATCCCGGTGAATTTATTGTACCATGTGAAATAGGGAGTCATTTAGTGGAAAAAGTTATATGTGACTCAGGAGAGAGCATGAATATAATGCAAAGTTTTCTCTACGAGAAAATTGGATTGAGCAGGATGAAGCCCACATGACTAAGCTTACAGATGGCAGATAAATCGATCAGGACACCGTTGGGTATTGTGGAAAATGTTGAACTTCGGATCGATAAACTGAAGGTTCTAGCAGTGtttgtggtacttgacatgCAGAACAGTCAGAACTTTCACGTCATTCTAGGATGACCATCATTGGCTACTGTTGGAGCCATCGTTGACGTGAAACGAGGAAGTTGACCATGGAAGTTGAAGGTCAAATAGTGGAAATAAAGACATCCAAGAAATCATATGACCCACCATGAACATGATTAGTGATAGTCAGGCTGATGACTATAAACCAAGAgctgtgtgggaggcaacccacaattatttttagcattcgttttgtttttattattttattttaatcctTTATTTGTTAATTTTAATTTCCTTTATTCAAGTATTGTTTGAAGTGTTTTATTTTGCAggtagttttaaaaaaaatgaaaaattgatGGACATTGTgctttgcgcatatgcgcgctttattttcgcgcacatgcgcgaagccCAACTCAGAAGGCAGAGgatgccgcgcatatgcgcgataagACAAGGCGCATACACTCGGAAGGCAGAgacatcggcgcatatgcgctactcgaggcgcgcatatgcgtgataTGACAAGACAACATGCGGGACAAAATGCGCCAAtttaggcgcgcatatgcgcgcgactgATTTAAGAAAAAAGAGGAACGCGGACCCTTCTCAGAAATAAAACACAGCAGCCGTCTCCCACTTCTTACATCCACACCATGCCCCTCTTCAACACAGCCGCCGCTGCTGCACACCTTGGAACGCTGACTGCTGCCTCCTACCAAAGCTCCGACCATAGCCCAACCTTCGACCGCACTCGTATTTCCATTCACTTTTAGTGCAAGTACGGATTTATTCAGATTTGTTCAAATCTTCAGAATTGTTAGAATTGTGTT is part of the Primulina tabacum isolate GXHZ01 chromosome 18, ASM2559414v2, whole genome shotgun sequence genome and encodes:
- the LOC142532275 gene encoding uncharacterized protein LOC142532275; protein product: MGKGSHHLRIWLEHSLSESGKRMTRTESRLDNLESHMANIGAFLKILESQVGQITKQLTSQPSGAVPKTAYPNLREVNAVFIQHEEIGMVNIEEKNADHTPIREDKSTPSKRVRGKKSERYDSNQCINISSLPYPQRFLQLNAEFQKKKGLEDLRNLHTNIEFADQVEGEFTEGTRTNLPHKPQDPGEFIVPCEIGSHLVEKVICDSGESMNIMQSFLYEKIGLSRMKPT